The proteins below are encoded in one region of Flavobacterium nackdongense:
- a CDS encoding phage tail protein codes for MKKKYILLVLFIISANSIFAQDQLVGEIRLFPFNFVPKGWAKCEGQLIPISQNTALFSLLGTNYGGNGTTNFALPDLRDRMAVGAGQSPGLSAIVLGQSDGNSTITLTPANLPAHTHSVDVKVSSSLGTTSVPSANTSLAAPVQVFNSASRPVAEYNATAPDITLSNNTTSTTGGSLPFSKEQPLLPSVYCIALQGIFPLRN; via the coding sequence ATGAAAAAGAAATACATTCTACTAGTATTATTTATAATTTCCGCAAATTCAATTTTTGCACAGGATCAATTAGTTGGAGAAATTAGACTTTTCCCCTTTAATTTTGTTCCTAAAGGATGGGCTAAATGCGAAGGTCAATTAATACCCATTTCCCAAAATACAGCTCTTTTCTCACTTTTAGGAACAAATTACGGGGGAAATGGAACGACTAATTTTGCCTTGCCAGACCTCAGAGATCGTATGGCGGTGGGTGCTGGCCAAAGTCCGGGATTAAGTGCTATAGTTTTAGGCCAAAGTGATGGTAATTCAACTATAACCTTAACTCCAGCCAACCTGCCAGCCCACACACATTCAGTCGATGTAAAAGTGAGTTCAAGCCTTGGAACTACGAGTGTGCCCTCTGCAAATACATCACTTGCTGCACCAGTACAAGTATTTAATAGTGCTTCACGTCCTGTAGCGGAATATAACGCAACTGCTCCTGACATAACTCTATCTAATAACACAACTTCTACAACAGGAGGCTCCTTACCATTCAGTAAAGAACAACCTTTACTTCCATCGGTATATTGTATTGCTTTGCAAGGAATTTTTCCACTACGAAATTAA
- a CDS encoding phage tail protein encodes MKKTRLLLFASILFSKFLFAQTPYIGEIRLFAGNFAPYGWAFCDGSLLQISENDTLFALIGTTYGGDGQSTFAVPDLRGRVPIGVGQGAGLSNRVLGEKIGQETVTITAANVPSHSHTGRIVVSNANATTTVPSASSSIGTSGSFSGRTFLPNLSYNTSVPDILLQTVTTSSVGTSTPVSITKPRLGINYIISLFGIFPSQN; translated from the coding sequence ATGAAAAAAACACGACTCTTGCTTTTTGCTTCGATATTATTTTCGAAGTTTTTGTTTGCACAAACACCTTACATTGGAGAAATCAGGCTTTTTGCTGGAAATTTTGCTCCCTACGGCTGGGCTTTTTGCGATGGTAGCTTACTGCAAATTAGTGAAAATGACACTTTATTTGCCTTGATCGGAACCACTTATGGTGGAGATGGTCAATCGACTTTTGCTGTCCCAGATTTACGTGGCAGAGTCCCGATTGGGGTTGGGCAAGGAGCAGGTCTAAGCAATCGTGTGTTGGGAGAGAAAATCGGCCAAGAAACTGTAACTATTACTGCAGCCAATGTACCTTCACATTCGCATACAGGGCGCATTGTAGTTAGTAATGCTAACGCAACTACGACCGTCCCTAGTGCTAGTTCAAGTATTGGTACATCAGGAAGTTTTTCAGGAAGAACTTTTTTGCCTAATTTGAGCTATAATACATCTGTACCCGACATTCTCTTACAAACAGTGACAACTTCGTCCGTGGGAACATCGACCCCTGTAAGCATCACAAAACCTCGGTTAGGAATAAACTATATTATTTCTTTATTTGGAATTTTTCCATCACAAAACTAA
- a CDS encoding asparagine synthetase B — protein MHPKKLFIILLILISFSSKASFILLPMDETTQQNHLKAYGITYWCIDKKYKASWLLNYRGGSFLLADAPEIRKECQIRGVSFEVLSDAETNQILAEIASPSQNMEAVVLEKAPKVAVYTPKGKQPWDDAVTLVLTYAEIPFTPIYDEEVLADQLILYDWLHLHHEDFTGQYGKFFGSNRNSPWYIEQKAASEILATKLGYKKVSVQKAAVAKKIRDFVIGGGFMFAMCSATDSFDIALAADGVDICEPMFDGDASEPNYQSKINYANSFAFKDFILDRRPEHYEFSDIDMTEKRRIPMEKDYFTLMEFSAKWDPIPSMLCQNHTQLIKGFMGQTTAFDSNLIKSNVLLMGSCELNGEARYIHGEKGKGMYTFFGGHDPEDYQHRVGDAPTVLDLHPNSPGYRLILNNVLFPAARKKKQKT, from the coding sequence ATGCATCCAAAAAAGCTATTCATTATCCTATTAATCCTGATTTCGTTTTCGTCTAAGGCTTCTTTTATTTTGTTGCCAATGGACGAAACCACGCAGCAAAATCATCTGAAAGCATACGGAATTACCTATTGGTGTATTGATAAAAAATACAAAGCCAGTTGGTTGCTCAATTATCGTGGTGGTTCTTTTTTGTTGGCCGATGCACCAGAAATTAGGAAAGAATGCCAAATTCGTGGTGTAAGTTTTGAAGTACTGAGCGATGCCGAAACGAATCAAATTCTTGCTGAAATAGCCAGTCCCTCACAAAATATGGAAGCGGTTGTGCTCGAAAAAGCGCCCAAAGTTGCGGTTTATACTCCCAAAGGAAAACAGCCTTGGGACGATGCAGTAACGCTGGTTTTGACCTATGCCGAAATTCCGTTTACACCCATTTATGACGAAGAGGTTTTAGCGGATCAATTGATTCTTTATGATTGGTTGCATTTGCATCACGAAGATTTTACTGGGCAATACGGTAAGTTTTTTGGTTCCAACAGAAATTCACCATGGTATATTGAACAAAAGGCAGCATCTGAAATTTTAGCGACCAAATTAGGGTACAAAAAAGTATCTGTTCAAAAAGCTGCAGTTGCCAAAAAAATTAGAGATTTCGTCATCGGAGGAGGATTTATGTTTGCCATGTGTTCCGCGACCGATAGTTTTGATATTGCGTTGGCGGCTGATGGTGTTGATATTTGCGAACCTATGTTCGATGGAGATGCGAGTGAACCTAATTATCAATCAAAGATAAATTATGCCAATTCTTTTGCGTTCAAAGATTTTATTTTAGACCGAAGACCAGAACATTATGAGTTTTCTGATATTGATATGACCGAAAAAAGAAGAATTCCAATGGAGAAAGATTATTTTACTTTGATGGAATTCTCGGCCAAATGGGACCCAATTCCAAGTATGTTGTGTCAAAATCACACTCAATTAATAAAAGGATTTATGGGGCAAACAACAGCTTTCGATTCGAATCTTATCAAATCGAATGTGTTACTAATGGGAAGTTGTGAACTCAACGGTGAAGCGCGTTACATTCATGGGGAAAAAGGAAAAGGAATGTATACTTTTTTTGGCGGACACGATCCCGAAGATTATCAACATAGAGTGGGAGACGCCCCCACAGTTCTTGATTTACATCCCAATTCTCCAGGATATCGGTTGATTTTGAATAATGTGTTGTTTCCTGCAGCGAGAAAGAAAAAACAAAAGACCTAA
- a CDS encoding S9 family peptidase yields the protein MKKISIVFLTCFIAISAFGQTKKLTLQQSVLEQNRQFRADKLVGFQWIPNTTSYSYYSDNLTKIVAVSAIDSKTTEVLTLADLNSALGTNLKNFFGVQWIDSNALLVTENGKYYTYSTSSKKGTLMQETKADCKNPTFDKKRRNLAFTENNNLYYYNANKELIQVTNETNEAIVSGQFFARSEFGISNGIFWSPKSNFLAFYQKDQTEVADYPILDINETPGKLVNIKYPMIGQKSEKPRVGIYNLATKKTVFISPKGNPDDYLTNISWTPDEKFVLIAELNRSQNDMSLNVYDAQTGNFVRTILNEKNDKWVEPEHPAFFPSEVSTNFVWISEKEGFNNLYYYSIEGKLIKQLTQNKFPVREIIGSNSAGSEIYFKSTGENPTNMLAYKVDLKGNQTLITKDQGIHTCIPNFEGSYFFDEYSNHATPSKSLLYTKNLKATTLLESKNKFTDYQMGTSEVKTIKSADGTTDLYTRLIKPSTFDPTKKYPVLVYVYGGPHAQLITNSYLDGANLWMYWMAEQGYLIFTVDNRGSDNRGFAFESAIHGKLGVNEIEDQMKGIDYLKSLPYVDANRLAIHGWSFGGFMTTSIMLRKPDVFKVGVAGGPVTDWKYYEVMYGERYMDTPTENQKGFDEANTLNYVKNLKGKLLLIHGTSDDTVVMQHNFALIKKFIEAEKQVDFFPYPMHEHNVMGKDRVHLMTKVLNYVIENNK from the coding sequence ATGAAAAAAATTTCAATTGTATTCTTAACTTGTTTTATTGCTATTTCCGCCTTTGGACAAACCAAAAAACTGACACTGCAGCAAAGTGTTTTAGAACAAAACCGACAGTTTAGAGCCGATAAATTAGTAGGATTTCAGTGGATTCCAAACACCACTAGTTACTCCTACTATTCGGATAATTTGACCAAAATAGTTGCTGTATCTGCAATAGATTCTAAAACTACTGAAGTCCTAACCTTGGCAGATCTCAATTCCGCTTTAGGTACCAATTTGAAAAACTTTTTTGGTGTTCAATGGATCGATTCTAATGCGCTTCTTGTCACCGAAAACGGAAAATATTATACCTATTCGACCTCTTCAAAAAAAGGAACGCTGATGCAAGAAACTAAAGCGGATTGCAAAAACCCAACTTTTGATAAAAAAAGACGCAATCTGGCTTTTACCGAAAATAACAATCTCTATTACTACAATGCCAATAAAGAACTTATCCAAGTTACTAATGAAACCAATGAAGCCATTGTTTCAGGTCAGTTTTTTGCGAGAAGCGAATTTGGAATTAGTAACGGGATTTTTTGGTCTCCAAAATCTAACTTTTTAGCCTTTTACCAAAAAGACCAAACCGAAGTTGCCGATTATCCAATACTTGACATCAATGAAACACCAGGTAAATTAGTGAATATAAAATACCCAATGATCGGTCAAAAAAGTGAAAAACCAAGAGTAGGAATTTATAATTTGGCTACAAAGAAAACAGTTTTCATTTCGCCAAAAGGCAATCCAGATGATTATTTGACCAACATTTCTTGGACACCCGATGAAAAATTTGTCTTGATTGCAGAACTTAATCGCTCGCAAAACGATATGTCTTTGAATGTTTATGATGCCCAAACCGGTAATTTCGTCAGAACCATTCTCAATGAGAAAAATGATAAATGGGTAGAACCCGAACATCCAGCCTTTTTCCCTAGCGAGGTATCCACCAATTTTGTTTGGATTAGCGAAAAAGAGGGCTTCAATAATTTGTATTATTATTCTATCGAAGGGAAATTAATCAAACAATTGACTCAAAATAAATTTCCAGTTCGAGAAATTATTGGGAGCAATTCAGCTGGAAGTGAAATTTATTTTAAATCCACAGGCGAAAATCCAACTAATATGTTGGCATACAAAGTAGATTTAAAAGGCAATCAAACATTAATTACCAAAGACCAAGGCATTCATACTTGTATACCAAATTTTGAAGGGAGTTATTTTTTCGATGAATATTCCAATCATGCAACACCTTCCAAATCGTTATTGTACACCAAAAATCTAAAAGCCACTACCCTTTTGGAAAGTAAAAACAAATTTACCGATTACCAAATGGGAACTTCCGAAGTTAAAACCATTAAATCAGCCGATGGAACCACCGATTTATATACACGATTAATCAAACCTAGTACCTTTGATCCAACCAAGAAATACCCCGTTTTGGTGTATGTTTATGGAGGACCACATGCTCAATTGATCACCAATTCGTATTTAGACGGTGCCAATCTTTGGATGTATTGGATGGCAGAACAAGGTTATTTAATATTCACGGTAGACAATCGCGGCTCTGATAATCGTGGTTTTGCGTTCGAAAGTGCGATTCACGGAAAATTAGGCGTGAACGAAATCGAGGACCAAATGAAAGGTATCGACTATTTAAAATCCTTGCCTTATGTCGATGCCAATCGCTTAGCCATTCACGGTTGGAGTTTTGGTGGATTTATGACCACTTCCATAATGCTCAGAAAACCCGATGTTTTCAAAGTGGGAGTTGCCGGAGGACCCGTTACCGACTGGAAATACTATGAAGTGATGTATGGCGAACGCTATATGGACACACCTACCGAAAACCAAAAAGGTTTTGATGAAGCAAACACTTTGAATTATGTAAAAAATCTAAAAGGAAAATTGCTCTTAATTCACGGCACAAGTGACGATACGGTAGTGATGCAACACAATTTTGCTTTAATCAAAAAATTCATCGAAGCCGAAAAACAGGTAGATTTTTTCCCTTACCCCATGCACGAACACAATGTAATGGGCAAAGACAGAGTCCACTTGATGACCAAAGTTTTGAACTATGTGATTGAAAATAATAAATAG
- the rplT gene encoding 50S ribosomal protein L20 — MPRSVNSVAKRARRKKIMKQAKGFFGRRKNVWTVAKNAVEKAMCYAYRDRKANKRNFRALWIQRINAGARLEGMSYSQFIGKCKANNIELNRKVLADLAMNHPTAFKAILNKVK, encoded by the coding sequence ATGCCAAGAAGTGTAAATTCAGTTGCTAAGAGAGCAAGAAGAAAAAAAATAATGAAGCAAGCCAAAGGATTCTTTGGTCGTCGTAAAAACGTTTGGACAGTTGCGAAAAATGCGGTTGAGAAAGCAATGTGCTATGCTTACCGTGATAGAAAAGCGAACAAAAGAAATTTCCGTGCTTTGTGGATTCAACGTATCAACGCTGGAGCTAGATTAGAAGGAATGTCTTATTCGCAATTCATCGGAAAATGCAAAGCTAATAACATCGAATTGAACCGTAAAGTTCTTGCCGATTTAGCGATGAATCATCCAACAGCTTTCAAAGCTATACTTAATAAAGTAAAATAA
- the rpmI gene encoding 50S ribosomal protein L35, with product MPKMKTKSSAKKRFKVTGSGKIKRKHAFKSHILTKKSKKRKLALTHSALVHKTDEKSIKQQLRIV from the coding sequence ATGCCTAAAATGAAAACAAAATCTAGCGCCAAAAAACGTTTCAAAGTTACTGGCTCTGGTAAGATTAAGAGAAAACATGCTTTCAAGAGTCACATCTTGACTAAAAAGTCTAAAAAACGTAAATTAGCTTTGACACATTCAGCGCTAGTGCACAAAACAGATGAGAAAAGCATCAAACAACAATTAAGAATCGTATAA
- the infC gene encoding translation initiation factor IF-3 has translation MAIRSNRGYQPRVEKKDAHRINNFIRGVQEVRLVGENIEPGVFKLSEALRLADEFELDLVEISPNAEPPVCKIMDYKKFVYMQKKREKELKAKSTQIVVKEIRFGPQTDEHDYEFKRKNAEKFLKEGSKLKAFVFFKGRSIIYKDQGQILLLRLATDLEEFGKVEAMPVLEGKRMIMFIAPKKKK, from the coding sequence ATAGCAATAAGAAGCAATAGAGGTTACCAACCTCGAGTAGAAAAAAAAGATGCCCATAGGATAAACAACTTTATCCGTGGTGTGCAAGAAGTAAGGCTTGTAGGTGAAAATATCGAGCCAGGAGTTTTTAAACTTTCAGAAGCGTTGCGATTAGCAGACGAATTCGAATTGGACTTGGTTGAAATTTCGCCCAATGCAGAGCCGCCTGTTTGCAAGATAATGGACTACAAAAAGTTCGTTTACATGCAAAAGAAACGTGAAAAAGAGCTTAAAGCCAAATCTACTCAAATTGTAGTGAAAGAAATTCGTTTTGGACCACAAACGGATGAACACGATTATGAGTTTAAAAGAAAGAATGCTGAAAAATTCTTGAAAGAAGGGTCTAAATTGAAAGCATTCGTTTTCTTTAAAGGTCGTTCCATCATATATAAAGATCAAGGTCAAATCTTATTATTGAGATTAGCTACGGATCTTGAAGAATTTGGAAAAGTAGAAGCAATGCCTGTTCTCGAAGGAAAGAGAATGATTATGTTTATTGCTCCGAAGAAGAAAAAATAA